The Chlamydiota bacterium genome segment CCCCTTTCTCTTAAGGGAGGGATATAAATACTCATGACATTGAGTCGAAAGTAGAGATCCTCACGAAAAGAACCGTCCGTGATTTCTTTTTTAAGGTCTTTATTCGTTGCCGAAATGATTCGGCTGTCAGAGCTCATTAAAGAGGTTGTCCCCCCTACACGCTCAAATTTTCCATCCTCTAAAACCCTGAGAATTTTGGCTTGAAGAGACAAAGGCATATCTCCTATTTCATCTAAATAAATTGTACCCCCTCCGGCCAATTCAAATTTTCCCTTTTTCGTATAAAGAGCCCCTGTAAAAGCCCCTTTTTCATGACCAAAGAGCTCACTTTCTAACAAAGCCTCAGGAATCGCGGCACAATTGACGGGAATAAATGGTTTTAAAGAACGACTACTCAGTTCATGAATCGCCTTCGCAACGATTTCTTTTCCCGTACCACTCTCCCCTTGAACCAGTACAGTTGCTTGTGTCGGAGCTACGGTCTGAATCAACTCTCTGATCGAAACCATTTCAGGGTCTTCTCCAATAATTTCATCCAAAATTTTCCGCTCCTGAAGGGCTCCTTTCAACTGGAGATTTTCCTCATGGATTGATTTAAATTCTAAAGCCTTTCGAACTGAAAAAATAATCTCTTCAGGATCAAAAGGTTTAGCAATGTAATCAAATGCTCCCATTTTAATGGTTTCAACCGCAGATTTAGGAGTTGCATAAGCAGTAATGAGAATGATCGGCATTGTTGGATTCTTCCTTTTCACCTCCTCTAACAATTCAAGGCCGGTCATCTTTGACATTTTGAGATCTGAAATCATCAAATCAAAAGTTCTACTTCGAATCTTCTGAAGGGCTTCTTCTCCGCTCGATGCAACAAAAACATCCAGGCCCTCGTCTCGAAAAATAGCCTCGAGAGAAATCAGCATATTTTTTTCATCATCCACAATCAAAATGGCACTCATTCTACCTCTGGTTTTTTGTCGCGATGGGAAGCCGAATGGTAAAAGTACTTCCTCTTTCCTTTTTACTTTCGACTTCAACTGAACCATCATAGGTTTCAATCAAG includes the following:
- a CDS encoding sigma-54-dependent Fis family transcriptional regulator is translated as MSAILIVDDEKNMLISLEAIFRDEGLDVFVASSGEEALQKIRSRTFDLMISDLKMSKMTGLELLEEVKRKNPTMPIILITAYATPKSAVETIKMGAFDYIAKPFDPEEIIFSVRKALEFKSIHEENLQLKGALQERKILDEIIGEDPEMVSIRELIQTVAPTQATVLVQGESGTGKEIVAKAIHELSSRSLKPFIPVNCAAIPEALLESELFGHEKGAFTGALYTKKGKFELAGGGTIYLDEIGDMPLSLQAKILRVLEDGKFERVGGTTSLMSSDSRIISATNKDLKKEITDGSFREDLYFRLNVMSIYIPPLRERGADIPKLVEHFIQKFNLSYSKNIIGVDSEVLQILGQYSWPGNIRELRNIIERAMILEKDPIIRKKSLPSELLHAEKSPSQTSIFSDTVDFKSAVETYEKGLIEWALQKYQNRVSASAKALGLSRHALRHYLLKYFKGEREDDSGE